One stretch of Juglans microcarpa x Juglans regia isolate MS1-56 chromosome 3D, Jm3101_v1.0, whole genome shotgun sequence DNA includes these proteins:
- the LOC121254978 gene encoding putative potassium transporter 12 isoform X2 → MEEHDTIEESSVRLVGSSGSGSDSRWVDGAELDLESLSLSLLTGNEGREGYGSMRRRLVKKPKRVDSFDGEAMEIAGAHGHHSKDQTMWHTIALAFQTLGVVYGDMGTSPLYVFSDVFSKVSIESDVDILGALSLVMYTIALLPLAKYVFVVLKANDNGEGGTFALYSLICRYANVNLLPNRQAADEYISSFRLKLPSPELERALNIKETLERRSSLKTLLLLLVLMGTSMIIGDGILTPAISGAVVIISIFMLVALFSIQQFGTGKVGFMFAPVLALWFFSLGSIGIYNLVKHDITVLRAFNPAYIYFFFKKNSKDAWSALGGCVLCITGAEAMFADLGHFSVRAIQIAFTCMVFPCLLLAYMGQAAYLMKHPDSAERIFYDSVPDTLFWPVFVIATLAAMIASQAMISATFSCVKQSMALGCFPRLKIIHTSRRQMGQIYIPVMNWFLMIMCILVVAIFQSTTDIANAYGIAEVGVMIVSTTLVTLVMLLIWQTNLFLAVCFPLVFGSVELIYLSAVLSKIKEGGWLPLAFAACFLSVMYTWNYGSVLKYQSEVRGKISMDLMHELGLTLGTVRVPGIGLLYNELVQGIPSSFGQFLLGLPAIHSTIVFVCIKYVPVPVVPKEERFLFRRLCPKDYHMFRCVARYGYKDVRKEDHRAFEQLLAESLEKFLRKEALDLALEGSMNELDFDSVSLPRSRNSGPPPAGGGNGDLRIPLMHDQRLEEAGTSTSEEAASALPSGLMSLDEDPSLEYELSALREAMDSGFTYMLAHGEVRAKKNSFFFKKLVINYFYGFLRRNCRAGAANMRVPHMNIIRVGMTYMV, encoded by the exons ATGGAAGAACATGATACTATTGAGGAGAGCAGTGTGAGATTGGTGGGTAGTAGTGGTAGTGGCAGTGACTCCAGGTGGGTCGATGGTGCTGAACTGGATTTGGAGTCTCTTTCATTGTCTCTGCTCACTGGAAACGAGGGCAGAGAGGGGTATGGATCTATGAGAAGGAGGCTGGTGAAGAAGCCCAAGCGAGTTGATTCTTTTGATGGTGAAGCCATGGAGATTGCTGGCGCTCATGGCCACCATTCCAAG GATCAAACCATGTGGCATACCATAGCATTAGCATTTCAAACACTTGGTGTAGTGTATGGTGACATGGGCACGAGCCCTTTATATGTCTTCAGTGATGTGTTCAGCAAGGTGTCCATCGAGTCAGACGTTGACATCTTGGGGGCTTTATCTCTAGTTATGTATACAATTGCTCTTCTCCCTCTagcaaaatatgtttttgtaGTACTCAAGGCCAATGATAATGGGGAAG GAGGGACATTTGCACTGTACTCACTGATTTGCAGGTATGCAAATGTTAATCTGCTGCCAAATCGACAGGCAGCTGATGAATATATATCAAGTTTTCGCCTCAAACTGCCCTCTCCAGAGTTGGAAAGGGCTCTAAACATAAAAGAGACTTTGGAAAGGAGATCATCCTTGAAAACCCTTCTGTTGCTGCTGGTTCTGATGGGGACTTCCATGATTATAGGAGATGGTATTCTAACCCCAGCAATATCAG GTGCCGTAGTTATCATTTCAATCTTTATGCTCGTGGCGTTGTTCAGCATACAGCAGTTTGGGACTGGTAAAGTTGGTTTTATGTTCGCTCCTGTACTTGCTTTGTGGTTCTTCTCTCTGGGATCCATTGGAATTTACAATCTAGTGAAGCATGATATTACTGTTCTAAGGGCATTCAATCCTGCTTATATCTATTTCTTCTTCAAGAAGAACAGCAAAGATGCATGGTCAGCTCTTGGTGGTTGTGTTCTATGCATTACAG GAGCGGAGGCCATGTTTGCCGATCTAGGTCATTTTTCTGTTAGAGCCATACAG ATTGCATTTACTTGTATGGTGTTTCCCTGCCTTCTCTTGGCTTACATGGGCCAAGCTGCTTATCTGATGAAACACCCAGATTCTGCAGAAAGAATATTCTACGACTCTGTGCCAG ACACTTTGTTCTGGCCAGTTTTTGTGATAGCAACCCTTGCTGCCATGATTGCAAGCCAAGCCATGATATCTGCTACATTTTCGTGCGTGAAGCAATCTATGGCTCTTGGATGCTTCCCGAGACTGAAGATCATTCACACCTCAAGAAGGCAGATGGGTCAAATTTACATCCCTGTAATGAATTGGTTTTTAATGATCATGTGCATACTGGTAGTTGCCATCTTTCAGAGCACAACGGATATTGCTAATGCATATG GCATAGCCGAAGTTGGTGTCATGATTGTCAGCACCACCTTGGTGACGCTTGTAATGCTTCTAATTTGGCAGACCAACCTGTTTTTGGCTGTGTGCTTCCCACTGGTTTTTGGATCAGTAGAGCTCATCTACTTGTCAGCTGTGCTATCTAAAATAAAAGAGGGAGGTTGGCTTCCTCTTGCTTTTGCTGCCTGCTTCCTCTCAGTGATGTACACCTGGAACTATGGTAGTGTGTTAAAGTACCAGAGTGAAGTCAGGGGGAAGATATCCATGGACTTAATGCATGAGCTTGGTTTGACCCTTGGAACTGTAAGAGTCCCAGGAATTGGATTACTATACAATGAGCTAGTCCAAGGCATTCCTTCCAGCTTTGGACAGTTTTTACTGGGTCTTCCGGCTATTCACTCTACCatagtgtttgtttgcattaaaTATGTCCCAGTCCCGGTGGTTCCTAAAGAAGAAAGGTTTCTGTTTCGAAGACTTTGCCCAAAAGACTACCATATGTTCCGCTGTGTTGCTCGATATGGTTACAAAGATGTCCGGAAGGAAGATCACCGTGCATTTGAACAACTTTTGGCTGAAAGTCTTGAGAAGTTCTTGAGAAAGGAGGCTTTAGATCTTGCATTGGAGGGCAGTATGAATGAGTTGGATTTTGATAGTGTTTCACTACCGAGGTCTAGGAATTCTGGGCCCCCTCCAGCTGGTGGTGGGAATGGGGATCTTAGGATTCCCCTGATGCACGATCAAAGACTGGAAGAAGCAGGTACTTCTACGTCAGAAGAAGCTGCCTCAGCACTGCCATCTGGTCTCATGTCACTGGATGAAGACCCGAGTCTGGAGTATGAGCTTTCAGCTCTTCGGGAGGCAATGGATTCTGGATTTACTTATATGCTTGCGCATGGTGAAGTGAGGGCaaagaaaaactcatttttctttaagaaattgGTGATAAATTATTTCTATGGATTCTTGAGAAGGAACTGTAGAGCAGGTGCTGCAAACATGAGGGTACCTCACATGAATATCATCCGTGTTGGAATGACATATATGGTCTAA
- the LOC121254978 gene encoding putative potassium transporter 12 isoform X1 — MEEHDTIEESSVRLVGSSGSGSDSRWVDGAELDLESLSLSLLTGNEGREGYGSMRRRLVKKPKRVDSFDGEAMEIAGAHGHHSKDQTMWHTIALAFQTLGVVYGDMGTSPLYVFSDVFSKVSIESDVDILGALSLVMYTIALLPLAKYVFVVLKANDNGEGGTFALYSLICRYANVNLLPNRQAADEYISSFRLKLPSPELERALNIKETLERRSSLKTLLLLLVLMGTSMIIGDGILTPAISVMSATSGLKGEIEGFGTSAVVIISIFMLVALFSIQQFGTGKVGFMFAPVLALWFFSLGSIGIYNLVKHDITVLRAFNPAYIYFFFKKNSKDAWSALGGCVLCITGAEAMFADLGHFSVRAIQIAFTCMVFPCLLLAYMGQAAYLMKHPDSAERIFYDSVPDTLFWPVFVIATLAAMIASQAMISATFSCVKQSMALGCFPRLKIIHTSRRQMGQIYIPVMNWFLMIMCILVVAIFQSTTDIANAYGIAEVGVMIVSTTLVTLVMLLIWQTNLFLAVCFPLVFGSVELIYLSAVLSKIKEGGWLPLAFAACFLSVMYTWNYGSVLKYQSEVRGKISMDLMHELGLTLGTVRVPGIGLLYNELVQGIPSSFGQFLLGLPAIHSTIVFVCIKYVPVPVVPKEERFLFRRLCPKDYHMFRCVARYGYKDVRKEDHRAFEQLLAESLEKFLRKEALDLALEGSMNELDFDSVSLPRSRNSGPPPAGGGNGDLRIPLMHDQRLEEAGTSTSEEAASALPSGLMSLDEDPSLEYELSALREAMDSGFTYMLAHGEVRAKKNSFFFKKLVINYFYGFLRRNCRAGAANMRVPHMNIIRVGMTYMV, encoded by the exons ATGGAAGAACATGATACTATTGAGGAGAGCAGTGTGAGATTGGTGGGTAGTAGTGGTAGTGGCAGTGACTCCAGGTGGGTCGATGGTGCTGAACTGGATTTGGAGTCTCTTTCATTGTCTCTGCTCACTGGAAACGAGGGCAGAGAGGGGTATGGATCTATGAGAAGGAGGCTGGTGAAGAAGCCCAAGCGAGTTGATTCTTTTGATGGTGAAGCCATGGAGATTGCTGGCGCTCATGGCCACCATTCCAAG GATCAAACCATGTGGCATACCATAGCATTAGCATTTCAAACACTTGGTGTAGTGTATGGTGACATGGGCACGAGCCCTTTATATGTCTTCAGTGATGTGTTCAGCAAGGTGTCCATCGAGTCAGACGTTGACATCTTGGGGGCTTTATCTCTAGTTATGTATACAATTGCTCTTCTCCCTCTagcaaaatatgtttttgtaGTACTCAAGGCCAATGATAATGGGGAAG GAGGGACATTTGCACTGTACTCACTGATTTGCAGGTATGCAAATGTTAATCTGCTGCCAAATCGACAGGCAGCTGATGAATATATATCAAGTTTTCGCCTCAAACTGCCCTCTCCAGAGTTGGAAAGGGCTCTAAACATAAAAGAGACTTTGGAAAGGAGATCATCCTTGAAAACCCTTCTGTTGCTGCTGGTTCTGATGGGGACTTCCATGATTATAGGAGATGGTATTCTAACCCCAGCAATATCAG TGATGTCTGCCACAAGTGGTCTGAAGGGTGAAATAGAAGGTTTTGGTACAA GTGCCGTAGTTATCATTTCAATCTTTATGCTCGTGGCGTTGTTCAGCATACAGCAGTTTGGGACTGGTAAAGTTGGTTTTATGTTCGCTCCTGTACTTGCTTTGTGGTTCTTCTCTCTGGGATCCATTGGAATTTACAATCTAGTGAAGCATGATATTACTGTTCTAAGGGCATTCAATCCTGCTTATATCTATTTCTTCTTCAAGAAGAACAGCAAAGATGCATGGTCAGCTCTTGGTGGTTGTGTTCTATGCATTACAG GAGCGGAGGCCATGTTTGCCGATCTAGGTCATTTTTCTGTTAGAGCCATACAG ATTGCATTTACTTGTATGGTGTTTCCCTGCCTTCTCTTGGCTTACATGGGCCAAGCTGCTTATCTGATGAAACACCCAGATTCTGCAGAAAGAATATTCTACGACTCTGTGCCAG ACACTTTGTTCTGGCCAGTTTTTGTGATAGCAACCCTTGCTGCCATGATTGCAAGCCAAGCCATGATATCTGCTACATTTTCGTGCGTGAAGCAATCTATGGCTCTTGGATGCTTCCCGAGACTGAAGATCATTCACACCTCAAGAAGGCAGATGGGTCAAATTTACATCCCTGTAATGAATTGGTTTTTAATGATCATGTGCATACTGGTAGTTGCCATCTTTCAGAGCACAACGGATATTGCTAATGCATATG GCATAGCCGAAGTTGGTGTCATGATTGTCAGCACCACCTTGGTGACGCTTGTAATGCTTCTAATTTGGCAGACCAACCTGTTTTTGGCTGTGTGCTTCCCACTGGTTTTTGGATCAGTAGAGCTCATCTACTTGTCAGCTGTGCTATCTAAAATAAAAGAGGGAGGTTGGCTTCCTCTTGCTTTTGCTGCCTGCTTCCTCTCAGTGATGTACACCTGGAACTATGGTAGTGTGTTAAAGTACCAGAGTGAAGTCAGGGGGAAGATATCCATGGACTTAATGCATGAGCTTGGTTTGACCCTTGGAACTGTAAGAGTCCCAGGAATTGGATTACTATACAATGAGCTAGTCCAAGGCATTCCTTCCAGCTTTGGACAGTTTTTACTGGGTCTTCCGGCTATTCACTCTACCatagtgtttgtttgcattaaaTATGTCCCAGTCCCGGTGGTTCCTAAAGAAGAAAGGTTTCTGTTTCGAAGACTTTGCCCAAAAGACTACCATATGTTCCGCTGTGTTGCTCGATATGGTTACAAAGATGTCCGGAAGGAAGATCACCGTGCATTTGAACAACTTTTGGCTGAAAGTCTTGAGAAGTTCTTGAGAAAGGAGGCTTTAGATCTTGCATTGGAGGGCAGTATGAATGAGTTGGATTTTGATAGTGTTTCACTACCGAGGTCTAGGAATTCTGGGCCCCCTCCAGCTGGTGGTGGGAATGGGGATCTTAGGATTCCCCTGATGCACGATCAAAGACTGGAAGAAGCAGGTACTTCTACGTCAGAAGAAGCTGCCTCAGCACTGCCATCTGGTCTCATGTCACTGGATGAAGACCCGAGTCTGGAGTATGAGCTTTCAGCTCTTCGGGAGGCAATGGATTCTGGATTTACTTATATGCTTGCGCATGGTGAAGTGAGGGCaaagaaaaactcatttttctttaagaaattgGTGATAAATTATTTCTATGGATTCTTGAGAAGGAACTGTAGAGCAGGTGCTGCAAACATGAGGGTACCTCACATGAATATCATCCGTGTTGGAATGACATATATGGTCTAA